The Sporomusaceae bacterium genomic sequence GCGCGAAGTGCATGACGACGGCCGTCATGACCTCGGGGATGGGCGGACAGCCTGGCACCTTGACGATCGGCTTGCCGGAGATTACGTCACTCACCGACACCGATTTCGTCGGGTTGGGCTTGGCGGCCTGGATGCCTCCCCAGGCTGCGCACGAGCCGTACTCGATGATCGCCGCGGCGCCGGCGGCGGCTTCCTTCAGCGCCGCCAGGAACGTGCGGCCGCCGGTCATGCAGTGGATGCCGTTGTCCGCCAGGGGTACGCCGCCTTCGACAGCCAGGATGTACTGTCCGGCGTACTTTTTCATCAGATCCTTCAGGTGATGCTCGAACGCTTCGCCGGCAGACGCCGACAGGGTATCGCTGTACTCGAGAGAAATCATGTTCAGGACGACGTCGGACGCCAGAGGCGACTGCGAACGGATAAAAGCCTCGTCACAGCCAGTACATTCATGGCCGTGCAGCCAGATGACCGGCGGCAGCGTCTTCTTCTCGGCCGCGGCCACCACCTTGGGCAGCATGGCCGGCGACAGGCCCAGCATACCGGTGACAACCGCGCAGGTCTTCAGGAAAGACCGCCGGCTCACGCCCCGTTTCTGGAATAACGCCCACATTGAATCGCTATGTTCCATATGCACCCCTCCCCCTAATAAAAAAATTTTACAAAAAGGTGTTCCCCGTCCGGCGCCAACATCGCACGCTTATTGCCGCCAAAACAAAAAAGCGGGAATCTTCTTTATTCTCTACTTAATCGTATCAGAGAAACGGCCGCGGCTGAACAAGGCATTTTTTTATGATGATATAGGCGTTGTTTATCCCCCCTGGGAGGGGGGACATAAGTAAAAGTAATGACAGGGTATGCCCCTGTCATTGACTCAAGCTCAACGCCCGCAGACACACCACGGCTCCTCGGCCAGGTAGTCGCCGTCCGAATAATAATAGGCCCTGGCCCGGCAGCCGCCGCAGATATCGCCGTAGCCGCAGCGTCCGCAGCCGCCCTTGAGGGGCTGATGGCGCAGCTCGCCAAAGAGGGCGCTGTCCCGCCAGATAGCGTCGAAGGGCGCCTCGCGAACGTTGCCGGCCTTCAGCGGCAGGTACGGGCAGGGATGCACGTCGCCGTTGGGGAGGATCACACAGTAAGTGGTGCCTGCGAGGCAGCCCTTCGTGAAGCGCATCGGGATGCCTTTTTGCCTGGCGATGCGCATGAACTGGGGGGCGCAGGTGGGCTTGAGCTCGATGGGCACCTCGGCCTGCTTGGCGAGAATCCTTTCCAGCAGGGCTTCGTACTGCCGGGTTTTGAGGGTTGTTTCCTCGATATCTTTTCCCCGGCCGGTAGGCACGAGGAAAAAGATGTGGTGCGCCACCGCCCCCAGCTCCACCGCCAGATCGGTTATCGCCGTAACTTCCTCCTCGTTCCAGTTCATTACGGTGGTATGGATCTGGAACGGCAGACCGACTTCACGGCAGGCGGCGATGCCCTTCATCGTCTCTTCCCACGCCCCTTCGTACCCGCGGAACCAGTCGTGCTTCGCCTTGTCGCGGCTGTCGAGACTTATGCCGGCGCACGCCGCTCCCGCTTCCTTTAATCTGGCGGCTGTCTCCGGGGTAATGAGGATGCCGTTGGTGCCGAGCACCGGCCTGAGGCCGAGTTTCCTGGCGTAGGCGATGAGTTCGTAAATGTCGGGGCGGATGAGCGGCTCGCCGCCGCTGAAAACCATGATTTTGAAACCGGCGCGGGCGATCTCCGCCAGCAGCTTCTTGCCTTCGGCTGTCGTCAGCTCGCCGCTTTCGGCGGCGCCGGCGTCGCGGTAGCAGTGCACGCAGCTGAGGTTGCAGGCCCGGGTCGTATTCCAGGATATAATCATGGCGGGCTACTCCTTCCAGTCGGCCAGATAACAGGCTGGGTCCTCGCCCCATAGGTTGCCGGTGGCCGCCTCGGCCCTGATGCGG encodes the following:
- a CDS encoding hydrogenase small subunit translates to MEHSDSMWALFQKRGVSRRSFLKTCAVVTGMLGLSPAMLPKVVAAAEKKTLPPVIWLHGHECTGCDEAFIRSQSPLASDVVLNMISLEYSDTLSASAGEAFEHHLKDLMKKYAGQYILAVEGGVPLADNGIHCMTGGRTFLAALKEAAAGAAAIIEYGSCAAWGGIQAAKPNPTKSVSVSDVISGKPIVKVPGCPPIPEVMTAVVMHFALFGQLPPLDAQGRPKQFYGNRIHDTCYRRPFFDSGMFVEKFDDAGAKAGWCLYKVGCRGPVAYNSCGNMRWWNGLSYPIQSGAPCFACGSNNFWDNGPFFERLPDLPVPGTIADADKVGMVAAGAALVGVVAHGALSAMQKSKQAKQQDTDVRGPEA
- the nirJ2 gene encoding putative heme d1 biosynthesis radical SAM protein NirJ2, translating into MIISWNTTRACNLSCVHCYRDAGAAESGELTTAEGKKLLAEIARAGFKIMVFSGGEPLIRPDIYELIAYARKLGLRPVLGTNGILITPETAARLKEAGAACAGISLDSRDKAKHDWFRGYEGAWEETMKGIAACREVGLPFQIHTTVMNWNEEEVTAITDLAVELGAVAHHIFFLVPTGRGKDIEETTLKTRQYEALLERILAKQAEVPIELKPTCAPQFMRIARQKGIPMRFTKGCLAGTTYCVILPNGDVHPCPYLPLKAGNVREAPFDAIWRDSALFGELRHQPLKGGCGRCGYGDICGGCRARAYYYSDGDYLAEEPWCVCGR